One window of the Etheostoma spectabile isolate EspeVRDwgs_2016 chromosome 16, UIUC_Espe_1.0, whole genome shotgun sequence genome contains the following:
- the gnaz gene encoding guanine nucleotide-binding protein G(z) subunit alpha has translation MGCRQSSEEKEAARRSRRIDRHLRSESQRQRREIKLLLLGTSNSGKSTIVKQMKIIHSGGFNLDACKEYKPLILYNAIDSLTRIIRALTTLKIDFHNPDRAYDAVQLFALTGPAESKGEITLELQGVMKRLWADSGVQECFQRSNEYHLEDNTAYYLNDLDRISALEYIPTVEDILRSRDMTTGIVENKFTFKELTFKMVDVGGQRSERKKWIHCFEGVTAIIFCVELSGYDLKLYEDNQMSRMAESLRLFDSICNNNWFTNTSLILFLNKKDLLAEKIKRIPLTVCFPDYKGQNTYEEAAVYVQRQFEDLNRNKETKEIYSHFTCATDTSNIQFVFDAVTDVIIQNNLKYIGLC, from the exons ATGGGATGCCGTCAGAGCTCGGAGGAGAAGGAAGCGGCGCGGCGCTCACGGCGAATCGATCGTCACTTGCGCTCAGAAAGTCAGCGGCAGCGGCGTGAGATCAAGCTACTGTTGCTGGGCACCAGCAACTCAGGCAAGAGCACCATTGTCAAGCAGATGAAGATCATCCACAGCGGAGGCTTCAACCTGGACGCCTGCAAAGAGTACAAGCCCCTCATCCTGTACAATGCCATTGACTCGCTCACCCGCATCATCCGCGCCCTCACCACCCTCAAGATCGACTTTCACAATCCTGATCGCGCCTACGACGCTGTGCAGCTCTTTGCCCTTACAGGGCCAGCTGAGAGCAAAGGGGAGATCACTCTAGAGTTGCAGGGGGTCATGAAACGTTTGTGGGCTGACTCAGGGGTCCAGGAGTGCTTTCAACGATCCAACGAGTACCACTTAGAGGACAACACTGCCTACTACCTGAACGACCTGGACCGCATCTCTGCTCTTGAGTACATCCCAACTGTAGAGGACATCCTACGGTCCCGTGACATGACCACAGGCATTGTGGAGAACAAGTTCACCTTCAAGGAGCTCACCTTCAAGATGGTAGATGTGGGTGGACAGCGTTCGGAGAGAAAGAAGTGGATCCACTGCTTTGAGGGCGTGACTGCAATCATTTTCTGTGTCGAGCTAAGTGGCTATGACCTCAAACTCTATGAGGACAACCAGATG AGCCGCATGGCTGAGAGCTTGCGCTTGTTCGACTCCATTTGTAACAACAACTGGTTTACCAACACGTCGCTCATCCTCTTCCTCAACAAGAAGGACCTGTTGGCTGAGAAGATCAAACGCATTCCTCTGACAGTGTGCTTCCCTGACTACAAAGGTCAAAACACCTATGAGGAGGCAGCTGTCTATGTGCAACGACAGTTTGAGGACCTCAACCGCAACAAGGAGACCAAGGAGATCTATTCGCACTTCACCTGTGCCACTGACACCAGCAACATCCAGTTTGTGTTCGACGCCGTCACGGACGTGATCATCCAGAACAATCTCAAGTACATTGGGCTATGCTAG